From a single Solanum dulcamara chromosome 4, daSolDulc1.2, whole genome shotgun sequence genomic region:
- the LOC129887610 gene encoding pre-mRNA cleavage factor Im 25 kDa subunit 2-like: protein MVTSAMVNTYPLSSYTFGTKEPKMEKDSSVADRLARMKVNYMKEGVRTSVEGILLVQEHNHPHILLLQIGNTFCKLPGGRLKPGENEIEGLKRKLSSKLAANSPTLQPDWQIGDCVATWWRPNFETIMYPYCPPHITKPKECKKLYLVHLSEREYFAVPKNLKLLAVPLFELYDNVQRYGPVISTIPQQLSRFQFNMIHQ, encoded by the exons ATGGTCACGTCAGCCATGGTGAACACATACCCACTCTCTAGCTATACATTTGGCACAAAAGAACCTAAAATGGAGAAGGATTCATCCGTTGCCGATCGCCTTGCTCGTATGAAAGTCAA CTACATGAAGGAGGGTGTAAGGACAAGTGTTGAAGGaattctcttg GTACAAGAACATAATCATCCTCACATTCTTCTTCTGCAAattgggaacacattttgcaAACTTCCAGGTGGACGCCTAAAGCCAGGAGAAAATG AAATCGAGGGTTTGAAAAGGAAACTCTCCAGCAAACTTGCAGCTAATTCTCCTACCCTTCAGCCAGATTGGCAG ATAGGTGATTGCGTTGCCACCTGGTGGAGGCCGAACTTTGAAACCATAATGTATCCATACTGTCCACCACACATAACAAAACCTAAG GAGTGTAAGAAGCTCTACCTTGTTCACTTATCTGAAAGAGAGTACTTTGCAGTCCCCAAAAATCTAAAACTTCTTGCTGTGCCATTGTTTGAACTTTATGACAATGTTCAG AGATATGGACCTGTAATATCTACAATTCCTCAACAGCTTTCCAGATTCCAGTTCAACATGATCCATCAATAG